In the genome of Aptenodytes patagonicus chromosome 18, bAptPat1.pri.cur, whole genome shotgun sequence, one region contains:
- the TTC16 gene encoding LOW QUALITY PROTEIN: tetratricopeptide repeat protein 16 (The sequence of the model RefSeq protein was modified relative to this genomic sequence to represent the inferred CDS: deleted 1 base in 1 codon), translating into MLNFRKVLTLVPAWEQPCLALLALVLDLQGRCLLDQELYCEALEAFTRAAELQPHRRVFHQRSIVCLAALNKFPECLQMLNRDLEEDARNPDVTCSMPPSMNALGRYSRSGPQRALLPLLEAGDVLGSASTLPGQLALCHQDIRWALELQPQHGAAQALRWRLLRRGQEAKAKVVSKALCGNLRGALLKISFAIESDPSAAEFFTLRGALLRRLKDFSAARKDLARARELGARGAPEAQEAWWQLAVAYNDCAVHCYALSRFDEAVMLLGEALRDERREKGLYVNRGDCFLRLGELAYALADYQQVLELSLGDRVVRRRVAAALHEQGQQDSVARQYQQAEACFSAAIEHEPQKLLYYLCRARARLCLRRVESMKEDAALSLWLDSTDGKVPRCK; encoded by the exons ATGCTGAACTTCAGGAAGGTGCTCACGCTGGTGCCTGCatgggagcagccctgcctggctctcCTGGCCCTTGTCCTTGACCTGCAG GGCCGATGTCTGCTTGACCAGGAGCTCTACTGCGAGGCCCTGGAGGCCTTCACGCgggcagctgagctgcagcctcACCGCAGGGTGTTTCACCAGAGGAG CATCGTGTGTCTTGCGGCTCTCAACAAGTTCCCAGAATGTCTCCAAATGCTCAACAGAGACCTGGAGGAGGACGCGAGGAACCCTGATGTG ACGTGCTCCATGCCTCCTTCTATGAATGCTTTGGGCAGGTACAGCCGCTCTGGTCCCCAAAGGGCCCTGCTGCCCCTCCTGGAGGCTGGGGATGTGCTAGGAAGTGCCAGCACCCTCCCTGGGCAGCTGGCCCTGTGTCACCAGGATATCCGAtgggccctggagctgcagccaCAGCACGGAGCTGCCCAGGCCCTGAGGTGGAGGCTGCTGAGACGAGGCCAGGAGGCCAAAGCCAAGGTGGTGTCCAAGGCCCTGTGCGGGAACCTGCGTGGGGCCCTACTCAAGATCAGCTTCGCCATTGAGAGTGACCCCTCAGCTGCCGAATTTTTCACCCTCAG GGGGGCCCTCCTCCGGCGGCTCAAGGACTTCAGTGCAGCCCGCAAGGACTTAGCCAGGGCGAGGGAGCTGGGGGCCAGGGGGGCCCCGGAGGCCCAGGAGGCTTGGTGGCAGCTGGCAGTCGCCTACAATGACTGTGCCGTGCACTGCTATGCCCTGAGCCGATTCGATGAGGCTGTGATGCTCCTTGGCGAGGCTCTGCGGGACGAGAGGCGGGAGAAGGGGCTCTATGTAAACAGAGG GGACTGCTTCCTTCGCCTGGGGGAGCTGGCCTATGCGCTTGCAGATTACCAGCAGGTGCTGGAGCTGAGCCTGGGGGACCGCGTTGTGCGGAGACGGGTTGCAGCGGCACTGCACGAGCAGGGCCAGCAGGACTCGGTGGCAAG GCAGTACCAGCAGGCAGAAGCTTGCTTCTCCGCGGCCATTGAGCATGAGCCCCAGAAACTGCTGTACTACCTGTGCCGGGCCAGGGCCCGCCTGTGCCTGAGGAGGGTGGAGAGCATGAAGGAGGATGCCGCCCTAAGTCTGTGGCTCGACTCCACAGATGGCAAG GTCCCCCGTTGTAAGTGA